The following is a genomic window from Methanoplanus sp. FWC-SCC4.
GAAGCAGTCGTTTCTGCCTTCTCTGGCCCAGTCAACAAGCTGTTTAATATCTTTTTTGCGGATGTCACGACCTCCGAGACCGCCGACATAGGAGTATACCGGAATTCCGGATTTGTAGACCGCATCCTTTACTTCAAGGCCGACTGCACCGAGCATTCTTGAACCGATGTTTATGTTCTTTTCAAGAACTGCAACCTGTGAAACGCCTTTTAGGGCCTCTTTGATCTCTTCTGCCGGGAATGGTCTGAACGAACGGATCTTCAAAAGTCCGACCTTCTCTCCTGCATCCCTCATTTCGTCTATTGCGTCTTTTATTGTTCCGCATATGGAACCGAGTGCAACAATTGCAGTGTCTGCATCCTCAAGTCTGTAACCTTCAACAAGACCTGAATAGTCGCGACCGAACATCTCGCCGAACTCTTTTCCGGTTTCCCTTATTGCGTCCTTTGCCCTTGTCATTGCGGCGTTGATCTCATAGCGGAATTCCTGGTAATAATCCGGTGTAGCATACATACCAAACGACATCGGCTTTTTTGCATCGAGACGCTGGTACGGGTTGAATGCCGGAAGGTACGCATCTATCTCTTCCTGTGTCGGAATGTCGACAGGTTCGAATGTGTGCGAGAGAATGAATCCGTCAAAACATACAAATGCCGGGAGAAGAATGTCATGTCTTTCGGCAACCTTGTATGCAAGGAAGTGAAGATCTGTCGCTTCCTGAGCATCCTCTGCGTAGAACTGCATCCATCCGGAGTCACGAAGGAATAATGAATCCTGCTGATCATTCCAGATATTCAAAGGTGCTCCGAGTGCACGGTTTGCGATTGTCATAATGATTGGCTGACGCATACCTGCCGCATTGAATACGACCTCGGCCATGAATGCAAGACCCTGTGAGGTTGTTGCGGAGTAAACCCTTGATCCTGCGGCTGATGCACCTATGCAGGATGAGAGTGCGGAAAACTCACTTTCCACACAGATGTACTCGCCATCGAGGTCGCCGTCTGCAACCATTTCAGCAAGGCGTTCTACAATGTGTGTCTGTGGTGTTATCGGATAGGCTGATACCACTTCAGGTCTGCAAAGCCTTACCGCCTCTGCGACTGCGTGTGATCCTTCCATTATCTGAAGCATTTATTTCTCCTCCTGTTTCATTTCAATAGCATCCTTTGGGCATTCGTTTGCGCAAAGTCCGCATCCCTTGCAGAAATCATAATCAACTTTCGGATATCCTTCCTCATCCTCTTCGATGCAGACTTCCGGGCAGATCATGATGCATGTTCCGCACTTGTTGCATTTCTCAAGATCAAACTCAGGTTTGAAGACACGCCATGAACCTGTTTTATTGTCGCGTGCCTTTCCCGGTGCTGCTGCACATCCTACATTGAGAGCCATGTTTATGCTGACCCTCCTTTGACAATTTCATATGCCTTTTTGGCAGCGGCGATATTCTTTTCGGCAAGAGGGAGCGGGAATCTCTCTTTTAATGCCTCTTCTATCGCAGCCATTTCTATTTCGCCTGTTGCGGCTGCAAAGG
Proteins encoded in this region:
- the porA gene encoding pyruvate ferredoxin oxidoreductase, with protein sequence MLQIMEGSHAVAEAVRLCRPEVVSAYPITPQTHIVERLAEMVADGDLDGEYICVESEFSALSSCIGASAAGSRVYSATTSQGLAFMAEVVFNAAGMRQPIIMTIANRALGAPLNIWNDQQDSLFLRDSGWMQFYAEDAQEATDLHFLAYKVAERHDILLPAFVCFDGFILSHTFEPVDIPTQEEIDAYLPAFNPYQRLDAKKPMSFGMYATPDYYQEFRYEINAAMTRAKDAIRETGKEFGEMFGRDYSGLVEGYRLEDADTAIVALGSICGTIKDAIDEMRDAGEKVGLLKIRSFRPFPAEEIKEALKGVSQVAVLEKNINIGSRMLGAVGLEVKDAVYKSGIPVYSYVGGLGGRDIRKKDIKQLVDWAREGRNDCFFGLREEVL
- the porD gene encoding pyruvate synthase subunit PorD yields the protein MALNVGCAAAPGKARDNKTGSWRVFKPEFDLEKCNKCGTCIMICPEVCIEEDEEGYPKVDYDFCKGCGLCANECPKDAIEMKQEEK